One segment of Cyprinus carpio isolate SPL01 chromosome A17, ASM1834038v1, whole genome shotgun sequence DNA contains the following:
- the LOC109109038 gene encoding D(1C) dopamine receptor, with protein MFLEMENGTNHTQDRAHGAQEQEDGDGQNSVRALLGFVLFLLIVSTLLGNTLVCAAVVKFRHLRSKVTNFFVISLAVSDLFVAVLVMPWEAISAVAGTWLFGRFCGIWIAFDIMCSTASILNLCIISVDRYWAIASPFRYERKMTHRVAFMMIGVAWTLSILISFIPVQLNWHMAEEDEEGAAGNGTDYSDNCKANLNRTYAISSSLISFYIPVIIMIATYTRIFRIAQTQIRRISSLERAAEHAQNHHQSNDCSNENSLKTTFKKETKVLKTLSIIMGVFVFCWLPFFVLNCMVPFCQCVSDTTFTIFVWFGWANSSLNPVIYAFNADFRKAFSSILGCNKIFPSTTVEAVNFSNELVSYHHDTTLQKEAQPLAAQMPNPREERSLPFDKDSVTSNVSRNHKNMLLPNIGQFECDGEISLDTITPFTSTGLMECEGIPGQIINE; from the coding sequence ATGTTTTTAGAGATGGAAAACGGCACAAACCACACGCAGGACCGCGCGCACGGAGCGCAGGAGCAAGAGGATGGAGACGGACAGAACAGCGTGCGCGCTCTGCTGGGTTTCGTGCTCTTCCTTCTCATCGTCTCCACGTTGCTAGGGAATACGCTCGTTTGTGCCGCCGTGGTCAAATTCAGGCACCTCCGCTCCAAAGTGACCAACTTTTTCGTAATTTCTCTGGCCGTTTCTGATCTCTTCGTAGCCGTCCTTGTGATGCCATGGGAGGCGATATCCGCGGTGGCGGGCACTTGGCTCTTCGGTCGCTTTTGCGGCATCTGGATCGCCTTTGACATCATGTGCTCCACTGCGTCCATCCTCAACTTGTGCATCATCAGTGTGGACCGCTACTGGGCCATAGCGAGCCCGTTCCGATACGAGCGCAAGATGACCCACCGGGTGGCTTTCATGATGATCGGAGTGGCGTGGACCCTGTCCATCCTCATCTCTTTTATCCCGGTCCAGCTCAACTGGCACATGgctgaggaagatgaggagggcGCAGCGGGTAACGGCACCGATTACAGCGACAACTGCAAAGCCAACCTGAACCGGACGTATGCCATCTCGTCTTCGCTGATAAGTTTCTACATCCCCGTGATCATCATGATCGCCACGTACACGAGGATATTCCGTATTGCGCAAACACAGATCCGCAGGATCTCCTCTTTGGAGAGGGCAGCGGAGCACGCGCAAAACCACCACCAGTCCAACGACTGCTCCAACGAGAACTCGCTTAAAACCACTTTCAAGAAAGAgaccaaagttttaaaaacactCTCGATCATTATGGGGGTCTTTGTGTTCTGTTGGCTGCCGTTTTTCGTGCTGAACTGCATGGTGCCCTTCTGCCAGTGCGTGAGTGACACTACCTTCACCATCTTCGTGTGGTTCGGCTGGGCCAATTCCTCCCTCAATCCCGTTATCTATGCGTTTAACGCAGACTTCAGGAAAGCGTTCTCCTCGATTTTGGGTTGCAATAAAATTTTCCCCAGCACCACAGTGGAGGCGGTGAATTTCAGTAACGAGCTGGTGTCGTATCATCATGACACGACGCTTCAGAAGGAAGCGCAACCGCTGGCCGCTCAGATGCCGAACCCAAGAGAGGAGCGCAGTCTGCCGTTCGATAAGGATTCGGTTACCTCAAACGTGTCCCGCAACCACAAAAACATGCTCTTACCCAACATCGGACAGTTTGAGTGCGACGGGGAGATTTCCCTGGACACTATCACACCATTCACCTCCACGGGACTCATGGAGTGCGAGGGAATACCAGGCCAAattattaatgaatga